The genomic segment CATTTGAAAATTCGGAATTGGAATTTATTTGTTATTTGGTTTTTGACATTTGGAATTTCATAAACGAAATTATCATATCAATAAAAAGAAATAAAAATCTATGTTAGTCGCTGGAGTTGACGTCGGTTCAACACAAACAAAAGCAATTATACTCAACGAAAATTCTGACATCGTTGCGCGCGGAATCGTGAACACGGGCGCGAACGTTGTCAAAGCCGCAGAGAAAGCATTTCAACTTGCGCGGCAAAATGCAAAGTTGGAAGAATGGGAAGTTGCGTTCACGGTCGGCACGGGATACGGTCGTTACAAAGTTCCGTTCGGAGACGCGCAGATAACGGAAATTTCCTGTCATGCGCGCGGTGCAACATTTTTATTTCCGAACACGCGCACCATTCTCGACATTGGGGGACAAGACACCAAAGGAATTCGCATCAACGAAAAAGGCGAAGTGATCGATTTTTGTATGAACGACAAATGCGCCGCAGGAACGGGACGATTTCTTTCCGCTTCTGCTGACGTGATGGGAATTTCGCTCGATGAACTTGGAGACGTTGCGCTTCAATCAACAATTCCGTTGCGCATTACCAATGTTTGCACGGTATTTGTCGAAACGGAAATTATGAATCATCTTTCCAAAGGTCGAAAAGGTGAAGATATTCTTGCGGGAGTTCATCAATCCATTTCAGCGCGTTCGGTGAGTTTGCTTCGTCGTGTTGGACTGGAAGCGGAAATTACGTTCACCGGCGGCGTTTCCAAAAATAAAGGAATGGTGTTTGCGCTTGAAGAAAAATTAGGAATGAAAATCAATGTATGCGATGATTCACAATATAACGGAGCAATCGGTGCGGCACTGTTTGCGCTTGAACGGGCAAAGGCGCATCACGATGGACAAGAATTGAACGAAAGCAAAATTATTTCAAAGCAACAACAACACGCAACTGTATGAATAACAATCGCTACATCGCCGGCGTTGATGTCGGCACACGAATGACGAAATGCGCAATACTCGATAGTCAAACTGAAAAAGTAATTTCGACTGCAACGATTCTCACACGGCACAATCTTGCGCTCGCTTCAGAAAAAGTTTTGCAAGAAGCGTGCAACTCAATTTCACTTTCACAAAAAGAAATTTTTTATATCGCTTCCACTGGTTATGGAAGATATCAAGCATCAATGCGGCAAATTCAAATCACCGATATTACGTGTCATGCGATGGGAGCAAAATTTCTTTTTCCGAACACTAAAAACATTCTCGACGTTGGTGCGCAAAATGCAAAAGCAATGCGCGTTGATGAAAATGGTCGCGTGGTGAAATTTAAAATGAATGACAAATGCGCATCGGGCGCGGGAAGTTTTTTGGAGCGTGTTGCGAAAGGACTTGAGTTGCAACTCGATGAAGTCGGAACGCTTTCGCTTCGTTCCAAAGATCCGCAGCCGATTAGTTCGATTTGCGCTGTGCTTGCAGAATCGGAAGTTATCAATCTCGTAACGAGCGGTTATCCCGTCGAAGATATTTTGATGGGCGCGCATCTTTCTATTTCGGATAGAATTGTTGCAATGCTGCGGCAAGTGGGAATCGAAGGGGAAGTAACGCTCACCGGCGGAATTACAAAAAATGTGGGAATGGTAAAAGCACTTGAACAAAAACTCGGAGTGAAATTGAATGTGAACGCTCAATCCGAATATGCCGGAGCGATTGGCGCGTGTGTGTTGGTGAAAAAGCGTTTGCAAAAAATGGGAATGACAAGTGTAAATTGAAATGCGAGTTACAATAAGTTCAATCTAAAATCTAACTTCTAAAACCTAAAATCTTATGCGCTCAGCAATTTTCTACGGACCAAATCAACCTTTAAAAATCGAAGAATGGCAAACACCGGCAATCAAAGCGAACGAAGTGCTTGTGAAAGTTTCTGCGTGCGGCGTGTGTCATACGGATTTGCATTACATTGACCACGGAACGCCGACGTTCAAAAAACCGCCGCTCATTTTGGGACACGAGCCATCGGGTATTATTGCGCAAGTCGGAAGTGAAGTAAAAAATTTCAAAGAAGGCGACAGAGTGTTGCTTCCCGCTGTGTTGACGTGCGGCTCGTGCGAGTTTTGCAGAACGGGGCGTGAAAATATTTGCGCAACGATGACGATGTTCGGAAATAATATTGACGGAGCGTATGCAGAATTTGTTGCCGCGCCGGCGAAAGATATTTTTCATTTGCCGAAAGAAATTCCGCTTGAAGAAGGAGCAATTATTGCCGATGCAATTTCAACGCCGTATCACGCAGTAAAAAATCGCGCGGAAGTGAAAGCGGGAGATTCGGTTGTTGTGTTCGGATGCGGCGGTGTCGGAATC from the Ignavibacteria bacterium genome contains:
- a CDS encoding zinc-binding dehydrogenase, coding for MRSAIFYGPNQPLKIEEWQTPAIKANEVLVKVSACGVCHTDLHYIDHGTPTFKKPPLILGHEPSGIIAQVGSEVKNFKEGDRVLLPAVLTCGSCEFCRTGRENICATMTMFGNNIDGAYAEFVAAPAKDIFHLPKEIPLEEGAIIADAISTPYHAVKNRAEVKAGDSVVVFGCGGVGINVVQVASAFGGIVIAVDISEKKLEWAKKFGATYTVNPTKVENLGKEIKKLTNGGADIAIEAIGKPQTIEAAFSTLRKGGRLVIVGYSADDIKLSAAKIMYFEMEIRGSLGCRPVDYPKLIELCRIGKIKVAELVTQKFPLEKINDAFDLLRSHDDNALRSIVVM
- a CDS encoding 2-hydroxyglutaryl-CoA dehydratase gives rise to the protein MNNNRYIAGVDVGTRMTKCAILDSQTEKVISTATILTRHNLALASEKVLQEACNSISLSQKEIFYIASTGYGRYQASMRQIQITDITCHAMGAKFLFPNTKNILDVGAQNAKAMRVDENGRVVKFKMNDKCASGAGSFLERVAKGLELQLDEVGTLSLRSKDPQPISSICAVLAESEVINLVTSGYPVEDILMGAHLSISDRIVAMLRQVGIEGEVTLTGGITKNVGMVKALEQKLGVKLNVNAQSEYAGAIGACVLVKKRLQKMGMTSVN
- a CDS encoding 2-hydroxyglutaryl-CoA dehydratase, which gives rise to MLVAGVDVGSTQTKAIILNENSDIVARGIVNTGANVVKAAEKAFQLARQNAKLEEWEVAFTVGTGYGRYKVPFGDAQITEISCHARGATFLFPNTRTILDIGGQDTKGIRINEKGEVIDFCMNDKCAAGTGRFLSASADVMGISLDELGDVALQSTIPLRITNVCTVFVETEIMNHLSKGRKGEDILAGVHQSISARSVSLLRRVGLEAEITFTGGVSKNKGMVFALEEKLGMKINVCDDSQYNGAIGAALFALERAKAHHDGQELNESKIISKQQQHATV